A genomic segment from Micromonospora echinaurantiaca encodes:
- a CDS encoding MoaD/ThiS family protein — MTDPTRPAAGLPPLTVRYFAGARAAAGRTEETVPAGGTLDDLVTELTGRHGDRLAAVLRVASFLVDGVTCHDRQAPLPAGTTIDVLPPFAGG, encoded by the coding sequence GTGACCGACCCGACCCGGCCCGCCGCCGGGCTGCCGCCGCTGACCGTGCGCTACTTCGCCGGGGCACGCGCCGCCGCCGGCCGCACCGAGGAGACGGTGCCGGCCGGAGGCACCCTCGACGACCTCGTCACCGAACTGACCGGGCGGCACGGTGACCGGCTCGCCGCCGTGCTGCGGGTGGCGAGCTTCCTGGTGGACGGGGTGACCTGCCACGATCGTCAGGCCCCGCTGCCGGCCGGGACCACGATCGACGTACTGCCCCCCTTCGCGGGCGGCTGA